The following are encoded together in the Balaenoptera acutorostrata chromosome 9, mBalAcu1.1, whole genome shotgun sequence genome:
- the MMP8 gene encoding neutrophil collagenase — MFSLKMLPLLLLLHVQLSKAFLVHSEFLQEKTTKIVQNYLEKFYQLPRYKYQSERKNSTSVIVEKLKEMQRFFGLNITGKPNEETLEMMRKPRCGVPDTGNFMITPGNPKWKQTNLTYRIINYTPDLSEAEVETVLEKAFKLWSLASPLNFTKTSQEEADIKIAFLQGDHGDNSPFDGPNGILAHAFQPGPGIGGDVHFDAEETWTNTSRNYNLFLVAAHEFGHSLGLAHSSDPGALMYPNYAFSEPSTYSLPQDDISGIQAIYGPSSNPVQPTGPTTPTACDPRLTFDAITTLRGEILFFKDKYFWRKHPHRRRVELNFISLLWPSLPNGIQAAYEDFDRDLIFVFKGNQYWAVSGYDIHQGYPKNIANYGFPCSVQAIDAAVSYRGKTYFFVNNQFWRYDDQSQSMEPGYPKSIASSFQGIESRVDAVFQKNSFVFFFSGPRYYEFDLSTRRITRVERSNRWLNCR, encoded by the exons ATGTTCAGTCTGAAGATGCTTCCACTTCTGTTGTTACTCCACGTGCAGCTTTCCAAGGCCTTTCTAGTACATTCTGAATTCCTACAAGAGAAAACTACAAAAATTGTTCAG AATTACCTAGAAAAGTTCTACCAATTACCAAGGTACAAATATCAGTCTGAAAGGAAGAACAGCACTAGTGTGATTGTTGAGAAGCTTAAAGAAATGCAGCGATTCTTTGGGTTGAACATAACAGGGAAGCCAAATGAGGAAACCTTGGAGATGATGCGAAAGCCTCGCTGTGGAGTGCCGGATACTGGCAATTTTATGATAACCCCAGGAAACCCCAAGTGGAAACAAACTAACCTGACCTACAG GATTATTAACTATACCCCAGACTTGTCAGAGGCTGAAGTGGAAACAGTTCTTGAGAAAGCCTTTAAACTCTGGAGTCTCGCTTCACCCCTGAACTTCACCAAGACCTCACAGGAAGAAGCAGATATCAAGATTGcctttctccaaggag ATCATGGGGACAATTCTCCATTTGATGGACCCAATGGAATCCTTGCTCATGCCTTTCAGCCAGGCCCAGGTATTGGAGGAGATGTTCATTTTGATGCAGAAGAAACATGGACCAATACCTCCAGAA ATTACAACTTGTTTCTTGTTGCTGCCCATGAATTTGGCCATTCCTTGGGGCTGGCTCATTCCTCTGACCCTGGTGCCTTGATGTATCCCAACTACGCTTTCAGTGAGCCCAGCACCTACTCGCTCCCTCAAGATGACATCAGTGGCATTCAGGCCATCTATG GACCTTCGAGCAACCCTGTCCAACCTACTGGACCAACCACACCCACAGCCTGTGACCCCAGACTGACATTTGATGCTATCACTACACTCCGCGGagaaatacttttctttaaagaCAA GTACTTCTGGAGAAAGCATCCTCACCGACGAAGAGTtgaactcaatttcatttctctcttgTGGCCATCCCTGCCAAATGGTATACAGGCTGCTTATGAGGATTTTGACAGGGACCTAATTTTCGTATTCAAAG GCAATCAATACTGGGCTGTAAGTGGCTATGATATTCACCAAGGTTATCCCAAGAATATAGCAAACTATGGCTTCCCATGCAGTGTCCAAGCAATAGATGCAGCTGTTTCCTACAGGGGAAAGACATACTTCTTTGTAAACAACCAATTCTGGAG atATGATGACCAAAGTCAATCCATGGAACCAGGTTATCCCAAAAGCATAGCAAGTAGCTTTCAAGGAATAGAAAGTAGAGTTGATGCAGTTTTCCAGAAGAAtt cCTTCGTCTTTTTCTTCAGTGGACCAAGATATTATGAATTTGATCTTAGTACTCGTAGGATTACTAGAGTTGAAAGAAGCAATAGATGGCTTAACTGTAGATAA